One stretch of Streptomyces sp. NBC_00443 DNA includes these proteins:
- a CDS encoding acyl-CoA synthetase has translation MTTETPMAWPRYDHPDDLAVIEATPLAACGLPGTSYDMLRRAAEQWPERTALTVLPDAASWRTPRNRTYTDLLADVHRAANALHRLGVRRHDTVALLSPNCDELVTALLAAQLAGIVTPVNPALARDHVAELVRRAGARVIITASPELDPEAFATSAELARRGLVDHVLVLRPTAGRQEPAALPTVENAAVARLADVAADRPRDRFVGEPPTATDLAAFFHTGGTTGAPKLAAHTHTNEVSDAWMIAANSVLDEDSVVFAALPLFHVNALVVTLLAPLLRGQQVVWAGPLGYRDLTLYAEFWRIVEHYRIAAMSAVPTVYAVLATCPVDGADIGSMRCAMVGASALPDGVRTDFETATGIPLLEGYGLTEATCASVRGFLEVRRPGSVGRRLPYQGIRIVDPATAEKRPSGEVGAILVSGPTVFPGYVQGRDRDGYLISSQGRVVDGWLDTGDLGYLDDDGFLHLTGRAKDLIIRGGHNLDPRVIEDALLSHPAVTGAQAVGQPDLRAGEVPVAYVTIADPTLTGDDLRAWAAVHIGEAAAAPKAVRVLDALPVTAVGKPYKLPLRADAARRVLTDALAGIDDVTDVSAEADSGSVTVTVTLRTSAPAATRAEVERRVGNFAVPCRIAGQQQGEG, from the coding sequence GTGACCACCGAGACCCCCATGGCGTGGCCGCGCTACGACCACCCCGACGACCTGGCCGTCATCGAGGCGACGCCGCTCGCCGCATGCGGGCTGCCCGGCACCTCGTACGACATGCTGCGGCGAGCGGCCGAGCAGTGGCCCGAGCGGACCGCGCTGACGGTCCTGCCCGACGCGGCGTCCTGGCGCACTCCCAGGAACCGTACCTACACGGACCTTCTCGCCGACGTGCACCGGGCGGCCAACGCCCTGCACCGCCTCGGCGTCCGCCGCCACGACACCGTCGCGCTGCTCTCCCCGAACTGCGACGAGCTCGTCACCGCGCTCCTGGCCGCCCAACTCGCCGGCATCGTCACCCCCGTCAACCCGGCGCTCGCCCGCGACCACGTCGCCGAGCTGGTCCGCCGGGCCGGCGCCCGCGTGATCATCACCGCCTCCCCGGAGCTGGACCCCGAGGCATTCGCCACCAGCGCCGAACTCGCCCGCCGGGGCCTGGTGGACCACGTGCTCGTCCTGCGCCCCACCGCCGGCCGGCAGGAGCCCGCCGCGCTGCCCACCGTGGAGAACGCCGCCGTGGCCCGCCTGGCCGATGTCGCGGCCGACCGCCCGCGCGACCGGTTCGTCGGCGAGCCGCCCACCGCCACCGACCTCGCCGCCTTCTTCCACACCGGCGGCACGACCGGGGCGCCCAAACTCGCCGCGCACACGCACACCAACGAGGTCAGCGACGCGTGGATGATCGCCGCCAACTCCGTGCTGGACGAGGACTCGGTCGTCTTCGCCGCCCTGCCCCTGTTCCACGTCAACGCACTCGTCGTCACCCTGCTCGCACCGCTGCTGCGCGGCCAGCAGGTCGTGTGGGCCGGACCGCTGGGGTACCGCGACCTCACGCTCTACGCGGAGTTCTGGCGCATCGTCGAGCACTACCGGATCGCCGCCATGAGCGCCGTGCCCACGGTGTACGCGGTTCTCGCCACGTGTCCCGTCGACGGGGCCGACATCGGCTCGATGCGGTGCGCGATGGTCGGCGCCTCCGCGCTGCCCGACGGCGTGCGCACCGACTTCGAGACCGCGACCGGAATTCCGCTCCTGGAGGGATACGGTCTGACCGAGGCGACCTGCGCCAGCGTCCGCGGGTTCCTGGAGGTCCGTCGGCCCGGTTCGGTCGGCCGGCGCCTGCCGTACCAGGGCATCAGGATCGTCGACCCGGCCACAGCGGAGAAGCGGCCGAGCGGTGAGGTGGGCGCCATCCTCGTCAGCGGTCCCACGGTCTTCCCCGGGTATGTCCAGGGCCGTGACCGGGACGGCTACCTGATCAGCAGTCAGGGCAGGGTGGTCGACGGCTGGTTGGACACCGGCGACCTCGGCTACCTCGACGACGACGGCTTCCTCCACCTCACCGGGCGCGCCAAGGACCTGATCATCCGGGGCGGCCACAACCTCGACCCCCGGGTGATCGAGGACGCCCTGCTCTCGCACCCCGCGGTCACCGGGGCACAGGCCGTCGGACAGCCGGACCTGCGGGCGGGGGAGGTGCCCGTGGCGTACGTGACGATCGCCGACCCCACGTTGACCGGGGACGACCTCCGTGCCTGGGCCGCCGTGCACATCGGTGAGGCAGCCGCCGCACCCAAGGCCGTCCGCGTCCTCGACGCGCTCCCCGTCACCGCGGTCGGCAAGCCGTACAAGCTTCCCCTGCGAGCAGACGCCGCTCGCCGCGTCCTGACCGACGCCCTGGCCGGCATCGACGACGTGACGGACGTCAGCGCCGAGGCCGACTCCGGGTCCGTGACGGTCACCGTCACGCTGCGCACCTCGGCGCCCGCCGCCACCAGGGCCGAAGTCGAGCGCCGGGTCGGCAACTTCGCAGTGCCCTGCCGCATCGCCGGGCAGCAGCAAGGGGAGGGCTGA